A region from the Lolium perenne isolate Kyuss_39 chromosome 4, Kyuss_2.0, whole genome shotgun sequence genome encodes:
- the LOC127326173 gene encoding uncharacterized protein → MSFAMQLASHPRASLQATAWPYNVSPLARRPRLRRHRFRAAAASDQEGLLTALREQKDPESALRLLNSALARDDFAPSRDVYEEIIGKLGTAGAFDLMKVLVREMRQEGHEVRVGVVQSFIESYARLQMFDDAVDLVLNQLDMFGIQANTGVFNHLLSVLAEGSKIKLLESVYTEMTNRGIKPDVATFNTVINALCRVRQVRTAVLMMEEMSSHGVAPDELTFTTLMQGFVEEGSIEAALRLKSRMSEMGCLPTSVTVNLLISGYCKLGRVEDALGYIQQEIVDGFEPDQVTFNTFVTGLCQNGHVNHALKVMDLMLQEGSLPDVFTYSTVVNCLSQNGELEEAKGIINQMVDSGCLPDTTTFNTLIVALCTENRLEEALDLARDLTVKGVSPNVYTFNILINALCKVGDPHLAVRLFEEMKSSGCTPDEVTYNILIDNLCSSGKLAKALDLLKEMEVSGCPRSTVTYNTIIDGLCKKLRIEEAEEVFDQMDLTGIERDAITFNTLVDGLCRAERVDDAAELIEQMTSEGLQPNNITYNSILTHYCKQGNISKAADILQTMTENGFEADAVTYGTLITGLCKARRTQAALKLLRGMRMKGMRPTPKAYNPMIQSLFRGNNGRDALNLFREMTEVGEPPDALTYKIVFRGLCRGGGPIKEAFDFLVEMADKGFIPEFSSFRMLAEGLLNLGMDDYLVSAIELIVEKANFRESDVSAIRGYLRIRKFYDALATFGRILEINNPRWTYR, encoded by the coding sequence ATGTCCTTCGCAATGCAACTAGCTTCCCACCCCCGCGCGTCACTTCAGGCGACCGCTTGGCCATACAATGTCAGCCCCCTGGCGCGGCGACCGCGTTTGCGGCGCCACCGTTTCCGGGCCGCCGCGGCCTCCGACCAAGAAGGGCTTTTGACCGCCCTGCGCGAGCAGAAGGACCCCGAGTCGGCGCTCCGGTTGCTGAACTCGGCACTCGCGCGGGACGACTTCGCCCCGAGCCGCGACGTCTATGAGGAGATCATCGGAAAGCTCGGGACGGCAGGCGCTTTCGACCTGATGAAGGTGCTCGTCAGGGAGATGCGGCAGGAAGGTCATGAGGTTAGAGTGGGCGTGGTACAGTCATTCATAGAGAGTTATGCACGGCTGCAGATGTTTGATGATGCCGTCGACTTGGTTCTGAACCAGCTTGACATGTTCGGTATTCAGGCAAACACAGGGGTGTTCAATCACCTGCTCAGTGTTCTTGCGGAGGGGAGTAAGATTAAGCTCCTTGAATCGGTGTATACAGAGATGACCAATCGGGGTATCAAACCTGACGTTGCCACTTTCAACACAGTGATCAATGCATTGTGCCGAGTCCGTCAGGTTAGGACTGCAGTCTTGATGATGGAGGAGATGTCTAGCCACGGTGTGGCACCTGACGAGTTGACGTTCACAACATTGATGCAAGGGTTTGTTGAGGAAGGGAGCATCGAGGCGGCACTGAGGTTGAAGTCACGGATGTCAGAAATGGGATGTTTACCGACAAGTGTAACAGTCAACTTGTTGATTAGCGGGTACTGCAAGCTGGGAAGAGTGGAGGATGCTCTCGGTTATATACAGCAAGAGATTGTAGATGGTTTTGAACCTGATCAGGTCACATTCAATACGTTTGTTACTGGTTTGTGCCAAAACGGGCATGTCAATCATGCCCTGAAAGTCATGGATTTGATGCTTCAGGAGGGCAGTCTTCCAGATGTTTTCACCTACAGTACTGTTGTAAACTGTTTGTCTCAAAATGGGGAACTTGAAGAGGCCAAGGGAATTATAAATCAGATGGTGGATAGTGGTTGTTTGCCTGACACTACCACCTTCAATACTCTCATTGTTGCCTTGTGCACAGAGAATCGACTTGAGGAAGCCTTGGACCTTGCACGCGATCTTACTGTGAAGGGGGTCTCTCCAAATGTTTATACTTTCAATATTTTGATAAATGCTCTTTGCAAGGTTGGAGATCCTCATCTTGCTGTTCGATTGTTTGAAGAGATGAAGAGCAGCGGATGCACCCCTGATGAAGTTACATACAATATATTGATTGACAACCTGTGCTCATCGGGTAAGCTTGCTAAAGCTTTGGATTTGTTGAAGGAGATGGAAGTTAGTGGTTGTCCTCGGAGCACAGTGACATATAACACTATAATTGATGGGTTATGCAAGAAACTGAGAATAGAGGAAGCAGAGGAGgtttttgatcaaatggatcTGACAGGTATTGAAAGGGATGCAATCACATTCAATACGCTTGTTGATGGCTTGTGCAGGGCCGAAAGGGTTGATGATGCAGCAGAACTTATCGAACAAATGACAAGTGAAGGGTTGCAGCCTAATAATATCACTTACAACTCTATTCTAACTCATTACTGCAAGCAAGGAAACATAAGTAAAGCTGCTGATATTTTACAAACTATGACTGAAAATGGATTTGAAGCTGATGCTGTTACATACGGAACACTCATTACTGGTCTATGCAAGGCTCGTCGGACTCAAGCTGCTTTGAAGCTTCTTAGAGGCATGCGAATGAAAGGGATGAGGCCAACTCCAAAAGCCTACAACCCTATGATTCAGTCTCTGTTTAGAGGAAATAATGGCAGGGATGCTCTGAATCTTTTCAGGGAGATGACAGAAGTTGGTGAGCCTCCTGATGCTTTGACGTATAAAATTGTTTTCCGTGGTCTCTGTCGTGGTGGAGGGCCAATTAAAGAAGCTTTTGATTTCTTGGTAGAGATGGCAGATAAGGGTTTCATACCAGAGTTTTCATCATTCCGTATGCTAGCTGAAGGTCTACTGAACCTGGGTATGGATGATTACCTCGTAAGTGCCATTGAACTAATTGTAGAAAAGGCCAACTTCAGAGAGTCTGATGTTTCTGCAATAAGGGGATATCTCAGGATCCGTAAGTTTTATGACGCATTAGCAACTTTTGGCCGTATCCTGGAGATCAACAACCCTCGGTGGACTTATCGATGA